A single window of Pseudarthrobacter psychrotolerans DNA harbors:
- a CDS encoding molybdopterin oxidoreductase has product MITKNLFLQGIFPFVGTGVEKPVPIHSELSHYVPDGVINQTLYFRGGNSSGELITVVLMRNGVPMRYFPIGAKSEVHVPLRVVEDIDGGSVVELYLAAPDGVGGSVVVDLGMVEH; this is encoded by the coding sequence GTGATCACCAAGAACCTTTTCCTGCAGGGCATTTTCCCGTTTGTGGGCACCGGGGTGGAAAAACCCGTCCCCATCCACAGTGAACTGTCGCACTACGTTCCGGACGGTGTCATCAACCAGACGCTCTACTTCCGCGGCGGCAATTCCAGCGGTGAACTCATCACGGTGGTGCTGATGCGCAACGGCGTGCCCATGCGTTACTTCCCCATCGGCGCGAAGAGCGAGGTCCATGTGCCGCTGCGGGTGGTGGAGGACATCGACGGCGGCTCGGTAGTGGAGCTCTATCTCGCCGCCCCGGATGGTGTTGGGGGATCCGTGGTGGTGGACCTCGGCATGGTGGAGCACTGA
- a CDS encoding ABC-F family ATP-binding cassette domain-containing protein, whose amino-acid sequence MTEHLNLSGVSHGYGDRQLLDGIGLVITAGEHVAIVGENGAGKSTLLRILAGLEAPDEGTAVSHGRVGYLAQTHGLPESFTVGAAVDSSLASLRGLEAELDRLEAGLADAEDDELETYGRLQTEYQLREGYAADSRVEAALDRLGLGGLDRKRTLGSLSGGEQERVALACVLADPADILLLDEPTNHLDARGTAWLEDRLAAHRGTVVVVSHDRVLLRKVASTVIEVDAERLAVTRYGNGYDGYLREKAAERQRWVQQYHEWIDAMDAEQRQADTVAGKMGYARQRDNDKVGFDFKAGTWQKAASSKVRNAQERLRRLEASPIDRPPVPLRLAAELAVDPEALSVAGVGVGAGAGASAAAGDASLLAASAVLAARGVAVPGRLGVTDFAARTGEKILITGPNGAGKSTLLSVLAGTLEPAEGLVQRPSRIGYLQQELELPQRPTLRLLPAFAAGLGGNIDEHAEALLRLGLFRTSEFHVPVGSLSAGQQRRLALARLLLGGYGTLIVDEPTNHLAPVLVEQLEEALAGFTGTLVMVSHDRALRDWFARCAKKSANSRTDETGRWVRYSMDKGVLAPA is encoded by the coding sequence TTGACTGAACACCTGAACCTTTCCGGCGTCTCCCACGGCTACGGTGACCGGCAGTTGCTCGATGGAATCGGCCTGGTCATCACGGCCGGCGAGCATGTTGCCATCGTCGGCGAAAACGGCGCCGGCAAATCCACGCTGCTCCGGATCCTTGCCGGGCTGGAGGCGCCCGACGAAGGAACTGCTGTCAGCCACGGCCGCGTTGGCTACCTTGCCCAGACGCACGGCCTGCCGGAATCCTTCACCGTGGGCGCCGCCGTCGACTCTTCCCTGGCCTCGCTGCGCGGCCTCGAAGCCGAGCTTGACCGGCTGGAGGCCGGCCTCGCCGATGCCGAGGATGACGAGCTGGAAACCTACGGCCGGCTGCAGACCGAGTACCAGTTGCGCGAGGGCTACGCCGCGGACTCCCGCGTGGAGGCGGCCCTGGACCGGCTGGGCCTGGGTGGCCTGGACCGGAAGCGGACGCTGGGATCGCTCTCCGGCGGCGAGCAGGAACGCGTGGCGCTGGCCTGTGTCCTGGCCGACCCGGCAGACATCCTGCTCCTGGACGAACCCACCAACCACCTGGACGCCCGGGGAACCGCCTGGCTGGAGGACCGGCTGGCCGCCCATCGCGGGACAGTGGTGGTGGTGTCCCACGACCGTGTGCTGCTGCGCAAAGTGGCCAGCACCGTGATTGAGGTTGATGCCGAGCGCCTGGCCGTGACCCGTTACGGCAACGGTTACGACGGCTACCTCCGTGAGAAGGCCGCCGAACGCCAGCGCTGGGTCCAGCAGTACCACGAGTGGATCGATGCGATGGACGCCGAGCAGCGGCAGGCGGACACCGTGGCCGGAAAAATGGGCTACGCCCGCCAGCGCGACAATGACAAGGTGGGCTTCGACTTCAAAGCCGGCACCTGGCAGAAGGCTGCGAGCAGCAAGGTCCGCAACGCGCAGGAACGGCTCCGCCGGCTGGAAGCGAGCCCCATTGACCGGCCGCCGGTGCCGTTGCGGCTTGCGGCGGAACTGGCAGTGGATCCGGAGGCTCTGTCTGTCGCTGGCGTTGGCGTTGGGGCTGGGGCCGGGGCTTCTGCGGCAGCCGGGGATGCCTCCCTCTTGGCGGCGTCGGCGGTCCTGGCTGCCCGCGGCGTCGCGGTTCCCGGCCGCCTGGGCGTCACTGATTTCGCGGCGCGTACGGGCGAGAAGATCCTCATCACCGGCCCCAACGGCGCCGGCAAATCCACCCTGCTCTCCGTGCTGGCAGGAACCTTGGAGCCCGCAGAAGGACTGGTTCAGCGGCCTTCGCGGATCGGCTACCTGCAGCAGGAACTCGAACTGCCGCAACGGCCCACGCTCCGCCTGCTCCCGGCCTTCGCGGCCGGCCTCGGCGGCAACATTGATGAGCACGCCGAGGCACTCCTGCGCCTGGGGCTGTTCCGCACCAGCGAGTTCCACGTCCCGGTGGGCAGCCTGTCCGCGGGCCAGCAGCGCAGGCTGGCACTGGCCCGCCTGCTGCTGGGCGGCTACGGCACGCTGATTGTGGATGAACCCACCAACCACCTGGCGCCGGTCCTGGTGGAGCAGCTGGAGGAAGCGCTCGCCGGCTTCACCGGGACCCTGGTCATGGTCAGCCACGACCGCGCCCTCCGGGACTGGTTTGCCCGGTGTGCGAAGAAGAGCGCGAACTCGCGCACGGACGAGACCGGGCGCTGGGTCCGGTACTCGATGGACAAGGGTGTGCTGGCCCCGGCCTGA
- a CDS encoding histidine kinase — MQLNQYVSAVQHQLGVAAEAGGPEARELSDRLTAALESTVRLVLLEALSDAASEITLELAPASVEVRLRGRDPEFVVTSPPAASEFEAVTERPAPPARQAPEELDGASTSRTTLRLPDHLKQQVEEAAGLEGLSVNSWLIRAVADALNGSQSTQRTIRRDPGEQNFTGWAR, encoded by the coding sequence ATGCAACTCAACCAGTACGTATCAGCCGTCCAGCATCAGCTGGGCGTCGCCGCCGAAGCCGGTGGCCCTGAGGCCCGGGAACTCAGCGACCGCCTCACGGCCGCGCTTGAGTCCACTGTCAGGCTCGTCCTTCTCGAAGCCCTCTCCGACGCCGCCAGCGAGATCACCCTCGAGCTGGCCCCGGCGTCGGTGGAGGTCCGGCTCCGGGGGCGCGATCCGGAGTTTGTGGTCACCAGCCCGCCCGCCGCCAGCGAATTCGAAGCGGTGACGGAACGGCCTGCCCCGCCGGCCCGGCAGGCCCCGGAAGAGCTCGACGGCGCCAGCACCTCGCGCACGACGCTCCGGCTCCCGGATCACCTCAAGCAGCAGGTTGAAGAGGCCGCCGGTCTTGAAGGCCTGTCCGTAAACTCCTGGCTGATCCGGGCCGTCGCGGACGCCCTCAACGGCAGCCAATCGACTCAACGGACCATTCGCCGCGA